In one Chryseobacterium camelliae genomic region, the following are encoded:
- the katG gene encoding catalase/peroxidase HPI, whose product MEKDLNDISKCPFHNGTMKKESVAGGGTKNLDWWPDQLRVDILRQHSSLSNPMDKDFDYAEAFKSLDLDAVKKDLNDLMTDSQDWWPADFGHYGPLFIRMAWHSAGTYRVGDGRGGAGAGQQRFAPLNSWPDNVSLDKARRLLWPIKQKYGNKISWADLLILTGNVALESMGFKTFGFAGGRADVWEPDMDVYWGTEKTWLGGDLRYAHGSEGVVESHGVLPTDDDADGDLHSRNLEKPLAAVQMGLIYVNPEGPDGNPDPIAAAKDIRDTFGRMAMNDEETVALIAGGHTFGKTHGAGPADHVGKEPEAAGIELQGLGWSSSYKSGKGTDAISSGLEVTWTETPTQWSNYFFKNLFENEWELTKSPAGAHQWIAKNGEEIIPDAFDSSKKHRPTMLTTDLSLRFDPVYEKISRKFYENPDAFADAFARAWFKLTHRDMGPKARYLGSEVPAEELIWQDPIPEVDHVLINNSDIEALKSTILNSGLSVSELVSTAWASASTFRGSDKRGGANGARIRLAPQRYWAVNNPTQLQKVLNVLENIQKEFNESQTGGKKVSLADLIVLAGSAGIEKAAKNAGHQLIVPFAPGRMDASQEQTDVESMGYLEPAADGFRNYLKKKFSVSTEALLIDRAQLLNLTAPELTVLIGGMRALNTNFDGSLHGIFTKNTEVLSNDFFVNLLDMDTQWKVASQDNELYEGVDRKTGDKKWTATRADLVFGSNSELRSIAEVYASSDAKEKFVNDFVSAWVKVMNADRFDIV is encoded by the coding sequence ATGGAAAAAGATTTGAATGACATCAGTAAATGTCCGTTCCATAACGGGACAATGAAAAAAGAAAGCGTAGCAGGTGGAGGTACAAAAAACCTGGATTGGTGGCCGGATCAGCTAAGAGTTGATATACTTCGTCAGCATTCTTCACTATCAAACCCTATGGATAAAGATTTTGATTATGCTGAAGCATTTAAAAGTCTTGATCTTGATGCCGTGAAAAAAGATCTTAACGATTTAATGACAGATTCTCAGGATTGGTGGCCTGCTGATTTTGGGCATTATGGTCCATTGTTTATCCGTATGGCATGGCACAGTGCGGGAACTTACCGTGTTGGTGATGGTAGAGGAGGAGCCGGAGCCGGACAGCAGCGTTTTGCTCCTCTGAACAGTTGGCCGGATAATGTAAGCTTAGATAAAGCAAGAAGATTATTATGGCCTATCAAACAGAAATATGGTAACAAAATTTCGTGGGCAGATTTGCTGATTCTTACCGGAAATGTAGCGTTGGAGTCAATGGGATTTAAAACATTTGGTTTTGCTGGAGGTCGTGCAGATGTCTGGGAACCGGATATGGATGTGTACTGGGGAACAGAAAAAACCTGGCTGGGTGGAGATTTGCGCTACGCTCATGGTTCGGAAGGAGTGGTAGAAAGCCACGGAGTTCTTCCTACAGATGATGATGCGGATGGAGATCTTCATTCAAGAAATCTGGAAAAGCCTTTGGCAGCAGTACAAATGGGATTAATTTATGTAAATCCTGAAGGACCTGACGGAAATCCGGATCCTATTGCAGCTGCAAAAGATATTAGAGATACATTCGGAAGAATGGCTATGAATGATGAAGAAACTGTTGCGTTAATTGCAGGTGGGCATACTTTTGGGAAAACTCATGGGGCAGGACCGGCAGATCATGTAGGGAAAGAACCTGAGGCAGCAGGAATTGAGCTTCAGGGATTAGGTTGGAGCAGCTCTTATAAATCCGGAAAAGGTACAGATGCAATCTCCAGTGGATTGGAAGTGACCTGGACGGAAACACCGACACAATGGAGCAATTATTTTTTCAAAAACCTTTTTGAAAATGAATGGGAATTGACGAAAAGCCCTGCAGGTGCTCATCAATGGATAGCAAAAAACGGAGAAGAAATTATTCCTGATGCGTTCGATTCTTCCAAAAAACACAGACCGACAATGCTTACTACGGATTTATCATTAAGGTTTGATCCTGTTTATGAAAAAATTTCAAGAAAATTTTATGAAAATCCTGATGCTTTCGCAGATGCATTTGCCAGAGCTTGGTTTAAGCTGACACATAGAGATATGGGACCTAAAGCTCGTTATTTAGGTTCCGAAGTGCCTGCAGAAGAACTTATTTGGCAAGATCCTATTCCTGAAGTAGATCATGTTTTAATTAATAATTCTGATATTGAAGCCTTAAAATCAACAATTTTGAATTCCGGACTAAGTGTTTCTGAATTGGTTTCTACAGCTTGGGCATCTGCTTCTACATTCAGAGGAAGTGATAAAAGAGGAGGGGCAAATGGAGCAAGAATCCGTTTGGCGCCACAAAGATATTGGGCAGTGAATAATCCTACACAGCTTCAGAAAGTATTGAATGTGTTGGAAAATATTCAGAAAGAATTTAATGAAAGCCAGACAGGAGGTAAAAAAGTCTCTTTGGCGGATTTGATTGTTCTTGCAGGAAGTGCAGGAATTGAGAAGGCAGCTAAAAATGCGGGACATCAACTTATCGTTCCTTTTGCACCGGGAAGAATGGATGCCTCTCAGGAGCAGACTGATGTAGAATCGATGGGATATCTTGAACCCGCTGCAGATGGTTTCAGGAATTACTTGAAGAAAAAATTCTCTGTTTCTACAGAAGCTTTATTAATTGACAGGGCTCAGTTATTAAACCTTACAGCCCCGGAACTAACGGTATTGATTGGAGGAATGAGAGCCTTAAATACCAACTTTGATGGTTCTTTACATGGAATTTTCACTAAAAATACAGAAGTCCTTTCAAACGATTTCTTTGTCAATCTTTTAGACATGGATACGCAGTGGAAAGTCGCATCTCAGGATAATGAATTGTATGAGGGAGTAGATCGTAAAACCGGAGATAAAAAATGGACGGCAACTCGTGCAGATCTTGTTTTCGGCTCGAATTCTGAATTGAGATCCATCGCAGAAGTTTATGCAAGCTCTGATGCTAAAGAAAAGTTTGTTAATGATTTTGTTTCTGCCTGGGTGAAAGTAATGAATGCAGACCGATTTGATATAGTGTAA
- a CDS encoding thiol-disulfide oxidoreductase DCC family protein, which translates to MREDLRDKHIVFFDGECGVCNFWVQWILEKDKKDEFLFASLQSDFGQKFLAERGLETQQFNTLYLWKPQQYYLIKSKAVLKITDILGGIYKLLSLAGKIFPTFFGNAIYDLISKNRMKLASQKCFLPDAHQKKKFIEV; encoded by the coding sequence ATGCGAGAAGACTTACGAGACAAACACATTGTATTTTTTGACGGTGAATGTGGTGTCTGCAATTTTTGGGTTCAATGGATTTTGGAGAAAGATAAAAAGGATGAATTCCTGTTTGCTTCCCTTCAATCGGATTTTGGGCAGAAATTCCTTGCAGAACGCGGTCTTGAAACTCAACAATTCAACACCCTCTATCTTTGGAAACCTCAGCAGTATTATCTTATAAAGTCTAAAGCTGTATTAAAAATCACAGATATTTTGGGCGGCATTTATAAATTGTTAAGTTTAGCAGGTAAGATTTTCCCGACATTTTTCGGGAATGCGATTTATGATCTTATATCTAAAAACAGAATGAAACTGGCTTCTCAAAAATGTTTTTTACCTGACGCTCATCAGAAAAAGAAATTCATAGAAGTATAA
- a CDS encoding DUF4290 domain-containing protein, which produces MEYNTQKTQLHLPEYGRIIQQLVERCKELSTKEERSEMAMAIIDFMGQRNPQLRDEENYKHKLWDHLFILANHDLDVDSPYPFPTKEQLAEKPKKMVYPKLQGDFKFYGKSILQLIEKAIELETGDEKEALIEVIANNMKKSYNVYNKEHVTDDVIFRHLKELSENRLDLTGIETLEKSKIYYTGNNRNNKGGNNNNNKNQPNKRRHSNNHKNRK; this is translated from the coding sequence ATGGAATACAACACCCAAAAAACTCAGCTTCATTTGCCGGAATATGGCAGAATAATCCAACAACTGGTTGAGCGTTGCAAAGAGCTTTCTACAAAGGAAGAAAGAAGTGAAATGGCAATGGCGATCATCGATTTTATGGGTCAAAGAAACCCACAACTTCGCGACGAAGAAAATTACAAGCATAAACTTTGGGATCATCTTTTTATTTTGGCTAATCATGATCTGGATGTTGATTCTCCTTATCCGTTCCCGACAAAAGAACAGCTTGCCGAAAAGCCAAAAAAGATGGTATATCCGAAATTACAGGGAGATTTTAAATTTTACGGAAAAAGTATTCTTCAACTTATAGAAAAGGCTATTGAGCTGGAAACAGGAGATGAAAAGGAAGCTCTTATCGAGGTCATTGCCAATAATATGAAGAAGTCTTACAACGTGTACAATAAAGAGCATGTAACAGACGATGTTATTTTCCGTCATTTAAAGGAACTTTCCGAAAACAGGCTTGATCTTACCGGGATAGAAACATTGGAGAAAAGCAAAATTTATTACACCGGAAACAACAGAAACAACAAAGGCGGTAATAACAACAATAATAAAAATCAGCCGAATAAGAGAAGACATAGCAACAATCACAAGAACAGAAAATAA
- the murA gene encoding UDP-N-acetylglucosamine 1-carboxyvinyltransferase, translated as MSGTFQIRGGKRLQGEITPQGAKNEALQILCAVLLTDEEVRIKNIPDIHDVNRLIEILADFGVKVVKNGHGDYTFKADSVNFDYIKSEEFKKDGAKLRGSIMLMGPMLARYGEAYMPTPGGDKIGRRRLDTHFQGLVELGAEFNYDEDQYFYSLKAKELNGKFILLEEASVTGTANIVMAAALAKGKTRIYNAACEPYLQQLCKMLNRMGANISGIGSNLLTIEGVSHLRGTEHTMLPDMVEIGSWIGLAAMTKSEITIKNVNWNQLGVIPNTFRKLGIQLEQSGDDIYIPSQENYKIQKFIDGSILTISDAPWPGFTPDLLSIILVVATQAKGSILVHQKMFESRLFFVDKLIDMGAQIILCDPHRATVIGLNQEAPLRGTTMVSPDIRAGNALLIAALSAEGKSIIHNIEQIDRGYENIDGRLRAIGADIERI; from the coding sequence ATGAGTGGAACATTTCAAATAAGAGGAGGAAAAAGACTGCAAGGAGAAATCACTCCACAAGGAGCAAAAAACGAAGCTTTACAGATTTTGTGTGCTGTTTTGTTGACTGATGAAGAAGTAAGAATAAAAAACATCCCGGACATTCATGATGTCAACCGATTGATCGAGATCTTAGCAGATTTTGGTGTGAAGGTGGTAAAAAACGGTCACGGAGATTACACGTTTAAAGCCGATTCTGTTAATTTCGATTATATTAAATCTGAAGAATTCAAAAAAGACGGTGCAAAATTAAGAGGTTCTATTATGCTGATGGGACCTATGCTTGCAAGATATGGGGAAGCTTATATGCCGACACCGGGTGGAGATAAAATCGGAAGAAGAAGACTTGACACTCACTTTCAGGGATTGGTAGAATTAGGAGCAGAATTTAATTATGATGAAGATCAGTATTTTTATTCCTTAAAAGCAAAAGAACTGAACGGAAAATTCATCCTTCTGGAAGAAGCTTCTGTAACAGGAACTGCCAATATCGTAATGGCTGCAGCCTTAGCAAAAGGGAAAACAAGAATTTATAATGCGGCATGCGAACCTTATCTTCAGCAGCTTTGTAAAATGCTGAACAGAATGGGTGCCAATATTTCAGGAATCGGATCCAATCTTCTTACGATTGAAGGAGTAAGCCACCTTAGAGGAACAGAGCACACTATGCTTCCTGATATGGTGGAAATCGGATCATGGATTGGTCTTGCTGCTATGACGAAATCTGAAATCACCATAAAAAATGTAAACTGGAACCAGCTTGGCGTCATTCCCAATACCTTCAGAAAACTTGGGATCCAGCTGGAACAAAGCGGTGATGATATTTACATTCCTTCACAGGAAAATTATAAAATCCAGAAATTTATTGACGGATCTATTCTTACCATTTCTGATGCACCTTGGCCGGGATTTACCCCGGATTTACTTTCCATCATTTTAGTTGTGGCCACTCAGGCTAAAGGAAGTATTCTGGTACACCAAAAAATGTTCGAATCGAGATTGTTCTTTGTTGATAAATTAATCGATATGGGAGCACAAATCATCTTATGTGATCCGCACAGAGCCACAGTAATCGGCTTGAACCAGGAAGCCCCGTTAAGAGGAACAACCATGGTTTCTCCTGACATCAGAGCCGGAAACGCACTTCTTATTGCAGCGCTTTCTGCTGAAGGAAAATCTATCATTCATAATATCGAGCAGATTGACAGAGGATATGAAAACATCGACGGCAGACTGAGAGCTATCGGTGCCGATATCGAAAGAATTTAA
- a CDS encoding DUF2207 domain-containing protein — protein MMNKFLKLVFLLCFALGFAQEDNPLNEDFSGPERILSYHSDINVDTRSTLNVTEKIKVHSLGDKIQRGIFRTLHLSRNLNNRTQKVKYDIVSIKKNGEEENYHEEIEDGFLKIYIGNKDIILEPGNYEYEIQYKTENQIGFFDKYDELYWNVNGNYWDFPVDTISATINLPQGASILQNSCYTGFAGSTEKNCSSKILSDHSIEWSASGFQAYDGLTIAVGFQKGIMIPPPPPGFLEKFGIVIGGFLVFLGLLYYYISTWRKYGVDPEKPIAYPQFNAPNDLSPASLGYLKTETFKNKYITAALVNLAIKGYVQIIEKEDSGILGLFKSTIYTLKKLKPADENLPKEEKKLMDYLLPSSRETINFDGKYDSKIEQAVLNCKEAVKFQHDAFLNEGNNAKKLILPSLLITFVYLIGLFLSYRMFPEFEKVIIGIFLYGGLFIAFFIAVLLFKYFPGLFKIFLVFPLIVFVSIGIFIHKSSDFTIDNNFNICYIFIVLGFTSLVIYEFLIKRPSEEKLKVKSLIEGFQMYMGAAENEQLKFHNPPEMTPQVFEKYLPFAMVLGVDEIWGKKFDAMLSKMSTEYHHNWYVGSSLNHYAFASTLNSSLTNSVQSSSTQPSNNSSSGSGSGGGGFSGGGGGGGGGGGW, from the coding sequence ATGATGAATAAATTTCTGAAGCTGGTCTTTCTGCTGTGTTTTGCTTTAGGTTTTGCTCAGGAAGACAATCCGTTAAATGAAGATTTCTCCGGACCGGAAAGAATCTTGTCTTATCATTCGGATATTAATGTTGATACCCGTTCTACGCTTAATGTTACAGAGAAAATCAAGGTTCATAGTCTTGGAGATAAAATTCAAAGAGGGATTTTCCGTACGTTGCATTTGTCGAGAAATCTGAACAACAGGACTCAGAAAGTGAAGTATGATATTGTTTCGATCAAGAAAAACGGAGAAGAAGAAAATTATCATGAAGAAATAGAAGACGGGTTTCTTAAGATTTATATCGGAAACAAAGATATTATTCTTGAACCGGGAAATTATGAGTACGAAATTCAGTATAAAACTGAAAATCAAATCGGTTTTTTTGACAAATATGATGAGTTATACTGGAATGTAAACGGAAATTATTGGGATTTTCCTGTTGATACCATTTCTGCGACAATAAATCTCCCGCAAGGAGCAAGCATTTTACAAAATTCATGTTACACGGGTTTTGCTGGAAGCACGGAAAAAAACTGTTCTTCAAAAATTCTTTCTGATCATTCCATCGAATGGAGTGCTTCCGGTTTTCAGGCTTATGACGGTCTTACGATTGCGGTCGGTTTTCAAAAAGGAATCATGATTCCGCCTCCGCCTCCAGGTTTTTTAGAAAAATTCGGAATCGTAATTGGCGGTTTTCTGGTATTTCTGGGATTGCTGTACTACTACATTTCAACATGGAGAAAATATGGGGTAGATCCTGAAAAACCTATTGCCTATCCTCAGTTTAACGCGCCTAATGACCTTTCACCGGCATCTTTAGGATATTTAAAGACAGAAACTTTTAAAAATAAATATATAACGGCAGCATTGGTAAACCTTGCTATTAAAGGCTATGTTCAGATTATTGAAAAAGAAGATTCAGGTATTTTAGGATTATTTAAATCAACAATTTATACACTTAAAAAACTGAAACCTGCTGATGAAAACCTTCCCAAAGAAGAAAAAAAACTGATGGATTATCTTTTGCCAAGTTCTCGTGAAACAATTAACTTTGACGGTAAATATGATTCTAAAATAGAACAGGCTGTTTTAAATTGTAAAGAAGCTGTAAAGTTTCAGCATGATGCATTTTTAAATGAAGGAAATAATGCGAAAAAACTGATTTTGCCTTCTTTGTTGATTACTTTCGTTTATCTAATTGGCTTATTTCTAAGCTACAGAATGTTCCCGGAATTTGAAAAAGTGATCATCGGAATATTTCTGTATGGAGGCTTGTTCATTGCTTTTTTTATTGCAGTCTTACTATTTAAGTATTTTCCCGGTCTCTTTAAGATCTTCCTGGTATTTCCGCTTATTGTTTTTGTCTCGATAGGAATATTTATTCACAAGAGCAGTGATTTTACCATTGATAATAATTTTAATATCTGCTACATTTTTATTGTGTTGGGATTTACCTCGCTTGTTATTTATGAATTTTTAATAAAAAGACCTTCGGAAGAAAAACTGAAAGTAAAATCTTTAATTGAAGGCTTTCAGATGTATATGGGAGCAGCGGAAAATGAACAGCTTAAATTTCATAATCCTCCGGAAATGACTCCGCAGGTCTTTGAAAAATATCTTCCTTTTGCGATGGTTTTGGGAGTAGATGAGATTTGGGGGAAAAAATTTGATGCAATGCTTTCGAAAATGTCAACAGAATATCATCATAACTGGTATGTAGGTTCTTCATTAAATCATTATGCTTTTGCAAGTACACTTAATTCAAGCCTTACAAACTCAGTTCAGTCCTCATCGACTCAACCTTCCAACAATTCCAGTAGTGGTTCCGGTTCTGGAGGCGGTGGTTTCTCCGGAGGTGGCGGCGGAGGTGGCGGAGGTGGCGGTTGGTAA
- a CDS encoding LemA family protein translates to MITLIIIGVLAIFLLYAVSIYNRLVKLKNLVQEAWSGIDVMLKKRHDLIPNLVETVKGYATHERETLENVTRARNQAVAAGSVAAKEAAEKNLNQAMMNLFAVAEQYPDLKANANFQQLQAELTTIENDIEKSRRYYNGTARENNTLVESFPSNIVANMYKFEKVSYFELENIADREVPTVKF, encoded by the coding sequence ATGATTACACTTATTATTATCGGTGTCTTAGCCATCTTCCTTTTGTATGCGGTTTCTATTTATAATCGCCTGGTAAAGCTTAAGAATTTGGTTCAGGAAGCTTGGAGCGGTATTGATGTGATGCTGAAGAAGCGTCATGATCTTATTCCCAATCTTGTAGAAACAGTTAAAGGGTATGCTACCCATGAACGTGAAACCCTTGAAAATGTTACAAGAGCTAGAAATCAGGCAGTAGCAGCTGGTTCTGTAGCAGCCAAAGAAGCTGCCGAGAAAAACCTTAATCAAGCGATGATGAATTTATTTGCCGTTGCAGAACAGTACCCTGATTTGAAAGCCAATGCGAATTTTCAACAATTACAAGCAGAGCTTACCACAATTGAAAACGATATTGAAAAATCAAGAAGATATTATAACGGTACGGCTCGTGAGAACAATACATTGGTAGAATCGTTCCCAAGTAATATAGTTGCCAATATGTATAAATTCGAAAAAGTTTCTTATTTCGAACTGGAAAATATTGCTGACAGAGAAGTTCCAACGGTAAAATTTTAA
- a CDS encoding NIL domain-containing protein, with product MMTNLQALPKNVNLIKKELILEIELNGKMKFDHLLNVIYQQMGMCYRVLNADVEYVNGNDFGSFQLYLNATSEDFQQLEFFLNKNKLLNTTVEYVCRKYS from the coding sequence ATGATGACAAATTTGCAAGCATTGCCTAAAAACGTAAACCTTATCAAAAAAGAGCTGATTTTAGAAATAGAATTAAACGGTAAAATGAAATTCGATCATTTACTTAATGTAATCTATCAGCAGATGGGAATGTGCTACAGGGTTTTGAATGCAGATGTGGAGTATGTAAACGGAAATGATTTCGGTTCATTTCAATTGTACCTTAATGCAACTTCAGAAGATTTTCAGCAGCTTGAATTTTTTCTGAATAAAAATAAACTTTTGAATACCACTGTAGAATATGTCTGCAGAAAGTATTCCTAG
- a CDS encoding YiiX/YebB-like N1pC/P60 family cysteine hydrolase, with product MKKIIKNKFLTVGSLLYIVLFIVSGCAAGVKNGDLLFVTAKDSGLSGAINNVTQKEKNASFDHIGIVEKIKRNYYVLHASPKRGSDKQKLKDFIQDQKNDGQNIVVYRLKPEYQSVIPEAITKGNLMLGKPYNFNYILNEDSYYCSDFIERIFRKDHIFTLEPMTFIDPKTGKTNEFWQKFYQEKNLNVPEGELGCNPNGLAASSKILRIKELR from the coding sequence ATGAAAAAAATTATAAAAAATAAATTTCTTACAGTAGGTTCATTACTTTATATTGTTCTGTTTATTGTTTCGGGATGTGCAGCAGGTGTAAAGAATGGAGACTTGCTTTTTGTGACGGCAAAAGATTCAGGGCTTTCGGGGGCAATTAACAATGTAACGCAAAAGGAAAAAAATGCTTCTTTCGATCATATTGGAATCGTTGAGAAGATTAAGAGAAACTATTATGTTCTTCATGCTTCTCCGAAAAGAGGTTCGGATAAACAAAAACTTAAAGATTTTATACAGGATCAGAAAAATGACGGACAAAATATTGTGGTATACAGGCTGAAGCCGGAATATCAAAGTGTAATTCCCGAAGCTATTACAAAAGGTAATTTAATGTTAGGAAAACCGTATAATTTTAATTATATCCTAAACGAAGATTCATACTATTGTTCAGATTTTATTGAGCGGATTTTTAGGAAAGATCATATTTTTACCTTAGAGCCAATGACTTTTATTGATCCTAAAACAGGAAAAACCAACGAGTTTTGGCAAAAATTCTATCAGGAGAAAAACCTTAATGTTCCTGAAGGTGAATTAGGCTGTAACCCTAACGGTTTGGCAGCATCCTCAAAAATACTAAGAATAAAAGAACTGAGATGA
- a CDS encoding DUF1801 domain-containing protein, producing MQIPAISIDDYISKIPEDRQEVFKKLFNVVNENLPKGFSENISYGMIGWAVPLETYPPGYHCTPNTPLPFLGLASQKNFIALYHMGIYAKPELLNWFVEEFPKYSKRKLDMGKSCIRFKKVDDIPLELIAELSKKMTVDEWIETYEKNYKK from the coding sequence ATGCAAATTCCGGCAATTTCAATAGATGATTATATTTCAAAGATCCCTGAAGACAGACAGGAGGTTTTCAAAAAGCTTTTCAATGTGGTAAACGAAAATTTACCAAAAGGTTTTTCGGAAAATATCAGTTATGGGATGATTGGCTGGGCGGTTCCATTGGAGACTTATCCTCCCGGTTATCATTGCACACCCAACACTCCGCTTCCTTTTCTAGGATTGGCTTCTCAGAAAAATTTCATTGCGTTGTATCATATGGGAATTTATGCAAAGCCGGAACTGTTAAACTGGTTTGTGGAGGAATTTCCTAAATATTCAAAAAGGAAACTTGATATGGGAAAATCTTGTATTCGGTTTAAAAAAGTGGATGATATTCCATTGGAACTAATTGCTGAGCTAAGTAAAAAAATGACGGTTGATGAATGGATTGAAACCTATGAAAAAAATTATAAAAAATAA